ACGATGGAGAGCACTAAGCAACGATGAGTGACTCAGTACCCGAATCGACGCGGCAGACGCTGGATCGACTTTACGAGGACCCCGAAAACCGACTGACGTCGCTGTTCGAACTCGCACCGGACGACGAACAGGTGGACGCACAGCTTGGTGTGTTCAAAGCGCTGGCAAACGAACACCGGATCCGGATCCTCGAGGCGCTCAAAGAAGGCGAACTGTGTGCGTGTGAGTTACAAGTCGTCCTCGACGCGCCCCAGTCGACGGTGGCGAGTCATTTGCGAGAGCTCAAAGACGCAGGGCTGGTCAAGACGCGACGCCAAGGCAAGTGGACCTACTACCGGATCGGCGACACCGCTGCACTGCAGTTACTCGAGATTGCACACGCGCTCGCTGAGGGAGAATAACGTTTACATCCGGACTCGAGGCAGCGCTCGTCGGCTCGGAGCACTCCTTCTTGCAGCTCGTGTAAGACGGACGGCTATTTCTCCTTGTATACGGGCCAACGAAGCCGGATTCCGCGCGCGCGGAGCGCCCATCTGAGTTCGGCGCATCCCCAGAGCAGCGCCGTCGCAAGGCCGACGGTCACCGGTCCGAGGGCGGACGGCCCCAGCCACGACGGGCTGGCGTAGACGACGAACGTGACGACGTGAGACGGAACGAGCGACCGGGCCCGATCGACGATCGGATCGAAGACGCCGAGATCGATGTTCTGCCTCCCTCCGTCGTCAGCGCCGCTCGTCTGCGACTCGAGTCCGAGCACCGCTGCGCTCTGTCCACCGGTGCTCTCGTCGCCGGTCTCGAGGCGTTCGGCATCGTAGGGGTGGGGCACCTCGAGTTGCCAGACGATGTCGCCGCTCTGGTTGACCTCGAGGACACGCTCGCCACCGGTATCGGTGACGAGCGTGTTGCCGTTGGGCAGCCGGTCGGCGTCGCGGGGCCACTGCATCCGGTCGTCGGACCAGACCCAGCTCCGGTTCCAATCTCCGTTGTCGCGCTGAAATTCCTGGACGCGACCGTTTTCCGAGTCCGCGACGACGACAGCAGGGCCGCCACGCGACTCGGGGATATAGTCCGGATTGTGCTGCTCGTTGAGAATCGCGTACTCGTCTTCCGCACCGAGCGTCCAGTCGTCGACCAGCCCAGTCTCGGGCTCGATGAAGACGACCTGATCCTGGTTGCGGAGACTGGCCATCACGCGCCCGTCTGCAAGGACCTCGACGTCGTTGAGGTGGACCCAGTTGCCCGGGTAGGAGCCGCCACCCTCAACGGGAAAGTCACTCTGGGCATCCCAAGTCCACTCGATCATCCCTGTCTCAGTGTCGACCATGAACACCTGATCGGCGGCGATGTCGGCGACGACGATATGCCGGTCGTCGAGCCGGTCGGCGTCGTGCCACTCGCCGGCGGTTTCCCGGTAGACGTACTGGGCGTAGACCTCGGTCACCTCGCCTGTCGAGAGGTTCGCCCGTTCGATGACGTTGCGCGCACAGGGCGGGTCCTGACAGCGAGAGCTGTCGGCATACAGCGTGTCCGTCGCGGCGTACTCGACGGTCATCGACTCGTTTTCGACGGGATCGACGTCGTAGTACTTCGTGTGCGTATAGTTGGCGTAGATTCGGCTTCCGTTGGGCGCGTACGCGAGGATGTTACCGGCCCGTCCCGACTGCGTGATGACGGTGTGGTTATCGGTTGGGGGCGCGTCAGCGGGTGCATCCGTCCGTTCGCTCGCAGACTCGCCAGCTGCGCTGAAGACGATTCCCGCAGCGCACGCGATGAGTATCGTGAGGAAAACGATCCGAACGTGGTTTCGAGTGAGTCGGTCAGTTGCTGCCGCGACTGTCGATCGAACCATTCGTGTTTCGCCGTCTATCGCCCTTCCACGAGGACGGTAATAGGGCTGCGGGCACGTTCACGGCGCGAGGAACGTCAGGACGTGACCGTCCGGATCGCGAACGACGACCTCGTCGTCGGCCTCTCGATCGACTACCTGAACGCGATCATGGACTGTCTCGAGCGCCGCCTTCGGCTCATCCGTCTCGAACCCGAGGTCGACGTGGACGCCGCCGCGGGCGTCGGCGAGTCCCAGATGGGGTTCCCAGAGTTCGAGCGCCATCGGCCCGTGGAGTCGCACCCGCGTGCGGTCGTCGCCCTCGTCGACGGTCTCGAATCCCAGGTCCTCGTAGAAGTCACGCGAACGATCGAGGTCTTCGACCTCGAGGACGACCTCGAAGATCCCATCGATGCCGGGACCGGCCACGTCCTGCTGGCCGAGTTCGACGCAGTTGCCGTCCGGGTCGTACAGGTACAGCGACCGCGCGGGGCCGAACTGCGCCTCCTCGAGATCATGGCTCTCAGAGAGGCGATTCCACCAGTCGTCGTACTCGACCGCGGGGATCGAGAACGCGTAGTGAGTATGGAGACCACCCCGGGGGAGTCCGCTCGGTCGTCGAAGCACGAGGTCGGTCTCGCCAGCTGTGGCAACGAGTTCGTCGTCCTCGCGCTCGTGGACGGACAGTCCCAGTGTCTCTTCGTAGAACGCCCGCGCCGGCTCGAGATATTTGACCTCGAGTGCCAGCCAGGAAAGCCCCGTTAGCATGACGCAGGCTACTCGAAGGAGGGATAAAGAATCGTCGGCGGTCTGCGATCGAACTGGACGATTCGATGGTTGGACGAACATTCGATCGATGGACGCGAAACGGTGACATCCTCCTCGCGGTAAACGGCGAGGCTTCCCGTACCGCAGGTGGGATATTTGCTGGTCTACGACACGACCTGTTCTCTCGTCTGAAACGTCCCGCTCTCGCGGTCGAACAGGTGTACCGATGGCTGTGCCACACAGCCGTTACTCCTATCCTCACCGTGAGGACTCGGAGTTATCTTCTGGCGCATATTCTCCGCCCCGTTACAATCGGCGTTCCCGACCAATACACACGATGAACAGACATACAAGCCCCGTTCCACGCGGTTTGACCTCGTGTCGTCACCACACCGTGAACACGTCTTCGAGGTGTCCCACTCGTTCTCTTTCAGCACCTCAACGCCACGAATCTCCCCCTTGTACGCGAGGTACTGGTAGATACGGTCAAACGCCCACGAGTGCAACTTTTTGTTTCCCGTCTTGCCCCAGTCGGACTCGCGCACGTCTTCAGGCCAGCTCACCGCGAGCGTACCAACACCGCGTTCGACACACTCCGTGATGATCGTGTCCGTAAGCGTGTGGTAGAAGTGTGTTTCACGGTCTGTGAGTTTCCTGCGTGCCCGCATCGACTTCTCCGAGGGGCCGTTCTCACCCTCAGTGTCGTACTCTGCTCGGGTGAAGTAGTGCTTGTCCTGTTTGAGCGAGTTGCCGGGGTACAGGATGTACTCGTCGGGGAATGCGACTGTGGCGATGTTCTTGATACCGAGATCGATACCGGCCACTTCGTTGCCTGCTGAGTCGTTGGTTTCGAGTTCGACTTTGCAGACGAAGCGCAGTTCCCACTCGTCGCCATTCCAGACGGCTCGCACGTTCTGCACCTTGTTGACTTCTGAAAGGTCAACGTCGGGGCGGGTCTGGTACTCGCAGAGCAGGAAGTCCGACCAGTGTTCTTTCAGGTTCTTGCCCTTTGAGAGTCGGACGCGGTCGTGTTCGGGGTCGTGTTTGAAGCCGTCTGCTTTGAACGTGACCGTACTCTTGGGTCGAGTGTCGCCGTATTTACGGTAGCCGGGAGGATTCGCCTCGTCAAACTTGTGTCGCAGGTCGAACCATGACTGGAAAGCGTCGGAAAGTTCTTCGATGACTTTCTGACTGGATTGTGCGTTCAGGTCTTTCCAGCACGACTGGTTCTTCATGTACGCTTTGAGCGTTCCTTCGTCTGGTATTTCGCCAGCTTCATCCCAGATGCGGTCTGCTGTCCAGCGTGCGACGTTCCAGATTTTCGAGGCGGAATCACCGAGCGAATCGAGGCCATCGCAGACCTGTTGCTGGTTCTGGATGGAACCAACATAGGTTCGAGTGGCCTTAACCGCCATACATAGCCTATGTAGACAAACCTACTTAATCATTCAGATTAACGTTGAATATCCGGTCTGTTATTGAGCGGTGGATTCCGTAGGTGAGTGACGCGATTCACGCCCGCCGTGAACAGTAGACGCCGAACCTAATTTACGACACTGCTGGTAGGTTGTCTATGGTGAAGACAACCGAAGCAAAACAGGTCTGTCAAGCTGCATCAGCCCTTCTTTATCCAGAACTTGACTTTGAGATCAAACCCTGTGGGATGTACACGAGAGAGGACTTCGAGAAAGTCCTCTCTCGTATCGCTTTTGAGCAGGAATTCGCCAACACAGGCGGAAAACACACCAGTTGAACCAAGATAAGCCGGTTGACGTCACATCCACAGCTCGAAATCCACTTGCAAAATCGCTTCTCTACCACCTACGGAATCTGGACGCGGACGCCATCGACGATCAGTTCGATGGCGTCCGCGACGATCTCTTCGAAGTTCTTCGGAAACGTCGGCTGTTACCAAGCTGTGTCGACGTTGCGATCGACCTTCACGAATGGCGATTCTATGGCTCAGCCGAGACAGACCACGTTCTCATCACCTATCCCGACCAGGGAACCACTCGGACGTATTGCTTTGCGACACTGTGTATCGTGGCACCTGGAACACGGTTTACGCTTGCAGTGCTCCCGCTCGAAGAGAACGGCTTCCGCGCTAGAGTGGTCTGCGTCACTTCTGAATCTTGGCTACGCCTTACGCTGTTCGAATCCGGTGACCCGAGCGAATGCTTCCGAAACGAGTATTCAAACCAAACCCCGATCACTCAAGCGCGAAGCCGTTCGAACCCTGTTAGAGACTGCCCAGAAGTATGTCTCGCTCAGACACGTCTATCTTGACCGCGGCTTCTATCAGGTTCACGTTGTCGCGGAACTGGAACAACTTGGTGTCGATTACATCGTTCGTGCGCGTCCAAGCAAAGGCATGAAAGACCGTCTCAGCGTCGGTGCTGAGACGGTCGTCGATGACTATCTCATGCAACGAAAGCGAAAACCGACTGCGTCGGTGGCTGTAACAGTCTTTGCTGTCCCACACCGCTCGAAAGAGGATGAACACGTGTGGTTTGTCACAAACCGAGAGATAGCGCCTGATGCACCACGAGCGTACGCGGCGGCATTCCGCCGCTGGGGGATCGAAACATCATACCGACAGATCGGTGACTTTCTTCCGAGAACGTCATCGCCGACGTTCTCGGTGCGGTTGTTCTACTTTCTGTTTGCAGTCGCGCTGTACAACCTCTGGGTTCTAGCGAACGTCCTCGTCACCGGTGGCACAATTCCTGGGAAGCCACCACTCTCGACGAAGATCTTCCGTGAATTCGTGCTTCCAACTGACTACGGGTAGAATTCCACTCCAGACGACCGAGCTAATCGGTTAGGAAGCAATCACTGAGTGATAACGCTTCGGAGCGCCGTTCGACGGCGCTCCTTCGCTTTCTCAATCGGTCCTCCACTCTCTGGACCGATTGATACCGACACGGATAGTAACGAAAGAATTAATTTCAGCTTGTTCTATACCTCGGTTCGGCAACGACTGTGAACGGCGGGGGATTCTCTCGCTGGTTAAAGATAGCCGACGGCGACGACGGCCATG
The sequence above is a segment of the Natrinema sp. HArc-T2 genome. Coding sequences within it:
- a CDS encoding helix-turn-helix transcriptional regulator yields the protein MSDSVPESTRQTLDRLYEDPENRLTSLFELAPDDEQVDAQLGVFKALANEHRIRILEALKEGELCACELQVVLDAPQSTVASHLRELKDAGLVKTRRQGKWTYYRIGDTAALQLLEIAHALAEGE
- a CDS encoding arylsulfotransferase family protein, whose product is MVRSTVAAATDRLTRNHVRIVFLTILIACAAGIVFSAAGESASERTDAPADAPPTDNHTVITQSGRAGNILAYAPNGSRIYANYTHTKYYDVDPVENESMTVEYAATDTLYADSSRCQDPPCARNVIERANLSTGEVTEVYAQYVYRETAGEWHDADRLDDRHIVVADIAADQVFMVDTETGMIEWTWDAQSDFPVEGGGSYPGNWVHLNDVEVLADGRVMASLRNQDQVVFIEPETGLVDDWTLGAEDEYAILNEQHNPDYIPESRGGPAVVVADSENGRVQEFQRDNGDWNRSWVWSDDRMQWPRDADRLPNGNTLVTDTGGERVLEVNQSGDIVWQLEVPHPYDAERLETGDESTGGQSAAVLGLESQTSGADDGGRQNIDLGVFDPIVDRARSLVPSHVVTFVVYASPSWLGPSALGPVTVGLATALLWGCAELRWALRARGIRLRWPVYKEK
- a CDS encoding VOC family protein, encoding MLTGLSWLALEVKYLEPARAFYEETLGLSVHEREDDELVATAGETDLVLRRPSGLPRGGLHTHYAFSIPAVEYDDWWNRLSESHDLEEAQFGPARSLYLYDPDGNCVELGQQDVAGPGIDGIFEVVLEVEDLDRSRDFYEDLGFETVDEGDDRTRVRLHGPMALELWEPHLGLADARGGVHVDLGFETDEPKAALETVHDRVQVVDREADDEVVVRDPDGHVLTFLAP
- a CDS encoding RNA-guided endonuclease InsQ/TnpB family protein — encoded protein: MAVKATRTYVGSIQNQQQVCDGLDSLGDSASKIWNVARWTADRIWDEAGEIPDEGTLKAYMKNQSCWKDLNAQSSQKVIEELSDAFQSWFDLRHKFDEANPPGYRKYGDTRPKSTVTFKADGFKHDPEHDRVRLSKGKNLKEHWSDFLLCEYQTRPDVDLSEVNKVQNVRAVWNGDEWELRFVCKVELETNDSAGNEVAGIDLGIKNIATVAFPDEYILYPGNSLKQDKHYFTRAEYDTEGENGPSEKSMRARRKLTDRETHFYHTLTDTIITECVERGVGTLAVSWPEDVRESDWGKTGNKKLHSWAFDRIYQYLAYKGEIRGVEVLKENEWDTSKTCSRCGDDTRSNRVERGLYVCSSCVLVGNADCNGAENMRQKITPSPHGEDRSNGCVAQPSVHLFDRESGTFQTREQVVS